From a single Ovis aries strain OAR_USU_Benz2616 breed Rambouillet chromosome Y, ARS-UI_Ramb_v3.0, whole genome shotgun sequence genomic region:
- the LOC132658975 gene encoding heat shock transcription factor, Y-linked-like, producing the protein MAHISPEIQDGPPIDESTDSETSIRSSLYDYTTGDSVFRSMIEEYAFQALSGDLVIKRPHYTYSVSETDDANDFHSLTFPQKLWNIVESDQFESIWWDDTGTCIVINEELFKKEVLERKDPFRIFETKSMKSLIRQLNLYGFHKKRQTVQRSASLPVFLEEENNISLLSKLQTYCNPNFKRGHPQLLVRMQRRVGINNVSPISSLVQGNKKHVKASVKNDDHNSEFLPEMSGESTFPASTSLSVPFIQKPHTSQIVANTSALSPCALPTPSAISVRHTDQIVVDQPEVLKKLSIFNWHSQSSYPQVNGYVEDFATTTTSTYWNHIESPLQSSYSGLMVGPSKFPDRHSDMSAHDSPFLNLKERGNSWFSVPTIAYTSASSLSSKLINNHHYVKSILIKNDLTNTCQIMEPRGD; encoded by the exons atggcacatatttctccagaaattcaagatgggCCTCCTATAGATGAATCCACTGATTCAGAAACTTCCATTAGATCTTCTttgtatgattatacaactggggactcagtttttagatctatgattgaagaatatgcttttcaggctttgtCTGGGGATCttgtgatcaaaaggccacactacacatattctgtctctgaaacagatgatgcgAATGATTTTcattcactcacatttccacaaaaactttggaatatagttgaaagtgatcagtttgaatctatttggtgggatgacaCAGGCACATGTatagtgatcaatgaagaactctttaagaaagaagtcttggaaagaaaggatcCTTTCAGAATATTTGAAACCAAGAGTATGAAAagtttaattcgacagcttaaccTTTATGGATTTCATAAAAAGCggcaaactgttcaaagatcggcttcACTAcctgtctttctggaagaagaaaacaacatctctcttttgagtaag TTACAGACCTACTGTAATCCAAATTTCAAAAGAGGCCATCCCCAACTTTTAGTAAGAATGCAAAGAAGAGTTGGAATTAACAATGTGTCTCCAATATCTTCATTAGTTCAAGGTAACAAGAAGCATGTTAAAGCAAGTGTCAAAAATGATGATCATAACTCTGAGTTTCTTCCAGAAATGAGTGGAGAGAGCACATTTCCAGCCTCCACAAGTTTAAGTGTGCCTTTCATACAAAAGCCTCATACCAGCCAGATAGTCGCTAATACAAGTGCCCTATCTCCATGTGCCTTACCTACCCCATCAGCAATATCAGTTAGACACACAGACCAGATTGTGGTAGATCAacctgaagttttaaaaaagttgAGCATTTTTAATTGGCACTCACAAAGCAGCTACCCTCAAGTAAATGGCTATGTTGAGGACTTTGCTACTACAACTACATCTACTTATTGGAATCACATCGAATCTCCATTACAGAGCAGTTATTCTGGACTGATGGTGGGACCTTCTAAATTTCCAGACAGGCATAGCGATATGTCAGCTCATGACAGTCCTTTTCTTAACCTGAAAGAGAGAGGCAACTCATGGTTCTCAGTGCCAACAATCGCTTATACATCTGCCTCCTCTCTTTCAAGTAAACTCATCAATAATCATCATTATGTGAAAAGCATCCTAATTAAAAATGATCTAACAAATACGTGTCAGATTATGGAGCCTAGAGGAGATTGA